The Pantanalinema sp. genomic sequence CGGCCACCTGGCTGCGCTCGGCGAGCTTGCGAACCTCGGCGGCCACGACCGCGAAGCCCTTGCCGTGCTCGCCCGCGCGGGCCGCCTCGATGGCCGCGTTGAGGGCCAGGAGGTTGGTCTGGTAGGCGATGTCGTCGATGATGCCGATCTTGCCGGCGATGCTCTTCATGGCGAGCACCGTCTCCTTGACCGCGACGCCGCCCTCGGTGGCCTCCTTGGAGGCGGTCGTGGCGATGCCCTCGGTGACGCGGGCGTTCTCGGCGGTCTGGGTGATCGAGGCGCTGGCCTCTTCGACCGTGGCGCTCATCTCCTCGGCGCTCGCGGCCTGCTCGCTGGCGCCCTGGCTCAGGGACTGGGCGGTGGCGCTGATCTCCTCGGAAGCGCTCGAGAGGGAGTCGGCGGCCCCGCGCACCTCGCCGATGATCTGAGAAATCTTCTGGACCATGTCGCGCAGGGATCCGAGCAGAATTCCCGTCTCGTCCTTGGAGTCCACGTCGATCTTGACGGTCATGTCCCCGTCCGCCAGCTGGTTCGCCACCGAGACGGCCTGGTTTATGGGCCGGGTGATGCTCACGGTGACACCGTAGGCGAACGCCACCCCGATCGCGAAGGCGGCGAGGGCCAGCCCGATGAGGATCATCCGGGAGAGCGCCTGCTGATCGGCGGCCTGCTTGGCGGACTGCTCGAGCAGGTCGCTCTGGAGCGCCACCAGCTCGTTGAGCGCCCCGGTGTAGGTCTTGAGGGCGGGCAGGGCCTCGGCGAGCACCACGGCCTGCGCCTGCGCCCGGTTGCCTTCGAGGGCGAGCTGCGAGGAGCGCAGCACCGCCTCCAGGTAGGGCTTGCGCGCCTGCTGGATCTTCGCCATCAGGGCCTTGCCCTTCGGGGCGTAGATCAGCTTTTCGAGCTCCTCGAGGCGGCTGCCGATCTCGCCGCGGTTCGCCTGGATCCGGTCCATCCGAGCGCGCAGCTCCGCGGGGCTGGTGACCAGGGTCATCTCGAGGTTCGCCCGCGAGCTGTCGTCGGCCAGGATGATGACCTCGTTGGCCAGCTTGGACTTGATCCAGTCCACGTTGGCGATCTTGTCGAGGGCCTGGTTGGCGGCGGCGAGGCCCATCAGCCCCGTGACGATGATGACGAGCATCAGCGCCAGGACGCTGCCGAACCCGAGCGCGAGCCGGGTGCCGATTTTCGCGTTTTTCAGCATTATGTTCTCCTACTGGGCTTGAAGGCGGGGATCAGAGGCGAGCGCCTCGCGGTGGGTTTCCTTGTGGATCAGGGCCGGGACGTCGAGGATCAGGGCGACCTCGCCCGTGCCGAGGATGGTGGAGCCGACGATGCCCTTGAGGCCGGAAAAGAGGGGACCCAGGGGCTTGATGACGGTCTGGAACTCGCCCATCAGGGCGTCGACGACCAGGCCGGAGCGCTGGCCACCCGCCTGGATCACGACGATGCTCTCTCGGCCGGTGGCGGCCCCCGGGATTCCGAAGGTCTCCCGGAGGCGGATGAACGGCAGCACGGTGCCGCGCAGGTTGACGTAGTGACGATCGGCCTCCGCCTTGGCGTCGGGCGAGAGCTCCAGGCACTCCACCACGTGGTCCAGGGGGATGACGAAGGCCGCGTCCCCGACCCCCACCAGGAAGCCGTCGATGATGGCCAGGGTGAGGGGAAGCCGGATCCGGAAGGTCGAGCCCTTGCCTGGCACGCTCTCGAGCTCGAGGGTCCCGCGCAGGCGGGTGATGTCGCGCTTCACGACGTCCATGCCCACGCCGCGCCCCGACAGGTTGGTCACCTGATCGGCCGTCGAGAAGCCCGGCTCGAAGATCAGCTGGTGGATCTCGTGGTCGCTCAGCGCCTGGCCAGGGTGGACCAGGCCGCGCTCGACGGCCTTTTCCAGGATGCGGTCCCGATCGAGCCCCTTGCCGTCGTCGGAGACCTCGATCACGATCGAGCCCGAGTCGTGGAAGGCGTGGAGCCTGACGTGGCCCCTGCCGGGCTTGCCCGCGGCGAGCCGGACGTCCTCGCGCTCGATGCCGTGATCGAGCGAGTTGCGGACCAGGTGGGTCAAGGGGTCGCCGATCATCTCGACCACCGACTTGTCCAGCTCGGTCTCCGCGCCGCTGATGATGAGCCGGATGTCCTTGCCGAGGTCCCGGCTGACGTCCCGGACCACCCGCTGGAAGCGGTTGAAGGTCGCGCCGATCTGGACCATCCTCAGCTTGAGGGCGCTCTCTCGCACCTCCTCGACCAGCCGCGAGAGGGCCGAGGCGGCCTCGGGCAGGCCGGTGACCTCCGAGCGCTGCGCCAGCTGATGGGTCCCGGCTCCTGCGGTCACCAGCTCGCCGATCAGGGTGATGAGGTGGTCGAGCTTGGCGGCGTCGACCCGGATGGTGTTGTTCTCCTGGGATCGGGCCTCGGCCACCTGCTTTTGCTTCTGGAGGGCCGCGTCGACCACGGGCTGCTGCACCGCCTGGTGCTCGACCAGGATCTGGCCCAGGGGCGGGGGGCTGGCCTCTTGCTGGGTGCGCAGCCCTTCCTCCAGCTCGTGGCGGGTCAAGGCGCCGCTCTGGATCAGGATCTCGCCGAGCCGCATGTCGCCCTCGGGCAGGGCGTTGATGTGGGCGATGCAGTCGCTCACGCGGCTGTCGGGGGGCAGGATGGTCAAGCGGCAATCGTCGCGGACGAACTCGAAGACGCCCTCGATGGTCTCCTTGTCCGCTCCGGTGGCGAGGGTGATCTCGAAGCCGAGGTAGCAGCTCTCGGGGTCCATCTCGGCCGCCTCTGGGAGGGCGTCGTCGATCAGGGTGAGGGCGACGATGTCGCCGAGGGTCGAAAGGTAGCGAATGAACGAGGCCGGGTCCATGCCATTGCGGAAGACCTCGCTGCCGAAGCGCAGCGACACGTGCCAGTTGACGCGCGCCGGGCGTGCCTGCTCGGCGGCTTTCGGCGCGACGCTCGCATGGTGGCCGGGGGCGCCAAGGTGTCCCTCGAGGCGCCGGATGAGGGTCTCTTGCTGGGTCCGAGCGTCGGGATCGAGCATGGGCTCGGCTCCGACCCGGGTGATCAGGTGGGAGATGTGGTCCCCGCACACCAGCAATAGCGCGATCAGGTCCCCGTCGGCCGGGAGCCTGCCCTCTCGGACGTGGTCGAGCACGTTCTCCATCACGTGGGTGAAGGCCACGAGATCCTCGAAGCCGAAGAGCCCCGCGGATCCCTTGATGGTGTGGGCCGCGCGGAAGATGGCGTTGATCGCCTCGTCGTTCCCGGGCTCGCTCTCGAGGACGAGCAGGGCCGACTCCATCTCGCGACACAGCTCCTGGCACTCGGCCAGGAAGGTCTGAAGCACCTGATCCAGGTTCAAGCGTGTGCCTCCTCGTGATTGGCCCGGATCCCGTAGAGATCCAGGAGGTCATGCACCGTGGGGCTCGTCGGTCCCAGGCGAACGGTCTTGCCCATGCGCGCGGCTTCCTTGCGCACCAGCAGGATGAGCTGCGCCCCGGCGGAGTCGATCTCGGTGACGCCCGAAAGGTCCAGCTCGAGCGCGTCGAAGGTCGAGAGCGGGGCGAGCAGCTGGTCCTTGAGCTCGAGGGCGGTGTAGATCGTCAGGTCCCCGTCCAGGGCGATCAGGCCGTCCGCCTCGCGGGGTTGAATGGCGATGGGCATGGGCGATTCCTCCTGCTAGGGCAAGATGAGCTTCTGGACGGCCGCGAGCATCTGCTGCGGCTGGAAGGGCTTGAGGACCCAGGCCTTGGCGCCGGCGGCCTGGCCTTCCGCCTTCTTCGAGTCCTGGCCCTCGGTGGTCAGCATGATGATGGGGACGAACTTGAGGGCGGGTTGCTTCTTGGCCTCCTTGACGAAGGTGATGCCGTCCATCCGCGGCATGTTCACGTCGGAGATGATCAGGTGCACCTTGAGACCCGCGAGCTTGTCGAGGGCGTCCTGGCCGTCGCAGGCCTCGACGACCTCGTATCCCGCCCCCTTGAGGGCCATGCTCACCACCTGGCGCAGGGTGGCAGAGTCGTCGACGATGAGGATGGTCTTTGCCATGGTGGTCTCCTGCTAGAAGAAGGTGATCTCGGTGTCGGACTGGGCTGCGAAGGCCTGCCCTGAATGGTTGATGCGCTGCTCCTGGGTGGTGTAGGTGGCCTCGGTGCTGCGCAGCCAGGCGGCGAGGTCACGGGCGTCCGGGCGCTCGAGCAGCCCGGAGAGGTCGTTCAGGCCCGCGCGGGTGTGGCCGAGGATCTGGCTGACGCGGTCCTGGAACTGGAGCGAGACCATCATGGCGGCGATCTCGTCGCGGATGCCCGCGCTCTCGCGCTTGAGCTCTTCGGACGATTCGACGAGGCGGCCGGTCAGGCCGCTGAAGCGCGCGAGCACCTCGTGGATGGTCTGCTCCGAGCGCGCGACGCTCGCCGCGTCCTGGGCGACGAAGCGCGCGGCCTGGCCCTGCGCGTCGAGCATGGCCTTGCGGATGATGCCGACCTTCTGGTTGATGCTGCTGCCGGTGTCCTTCGAGCGCGACGAGAGCTTGCGGACCTCGTCGGCGACCACCGCGAAGCCGCGGCCGTGCTCGCCGGCGCGGGCGGCCTCGATGGCGGCGTTGAGGGCCAAGAGGTTGGTCTGCTCGGCGATGTCCTCGACCGCCTCGGACATCTCGCGCAGCTCGTCGGTGTAGCCCGCCAGCGTGGCGATGCTGCCCAGCATCGTGTCCCGGACGGACATGGCGTCCTTGAGGGAGGCGACGATCGCGCTGAGCTCGGACTCGCTCTGCTGCAGCACGCGCAGCATGCCGTTCTCGCTCGTCTGCCCAGGCTCGGAGGCGTGCGAGGCGGCGACCGCGGCCTCGAGGCGCCCGATGAGGTTCGAGAAGCGAACGTTCAGGGAAAGGATGGCCTCCTCGGACTGGTCGCAGGCCGTCTCGATGTGGCGCGCCCAGATGGGCAGGACCCCCCGGAAGGAATCGACCACCTCGAAGGCGTCGGACGCGGCGGGCACGGCCGCCTCGATCACGGGAAGGCAGACGACCTCCTCGACGGCGCTCGGGAGAGCCACCTGGCTCGCGAGCTTGTCCTCCACCAGGCGCAGGGCCTCGACGACCGAGGTCTCGCACATCGCGTCGAGGCGAGCGAGCAGGTCCTGGGAGATCGCGCCGCGCAGGAGCATTTCCTGGCGCGCCTGGGCCTCGGAGAGCCAGGCGACCACGATCGAGGCCTGCCGCGCGTTCCACCAGGCGGTGGCGCCGGCGGCTGCCGCGAGGAGGGCGATCGCCGCCACCAGCGCGCGGACGCTCAGCCCCGCGCCGGCGAGCACCGAGAGGGCGCCGAGCGCGGCGAGGGCAAGGGAGAAGCGCCAGGTCGCGCTGGCGAGGCGAGGCATGGGGTGTTCGGCTAGCATGAAGAAACCTCTCGGTCGGGTTAACCGGCGATCGCCGGGTTCACCAGGAACGGCGCCGTTCGCAGGAGGTCCTGGAAGGCGTCCGCCGGCACGGGACGGCTGTAGAAGAAGCCCTGGACCTCGTCGCAGCGCAGCTCGAGGAGCAGGTCGCGCTGGGTGACGTCCTCGACGCCCTCGGCGACGACGTGCATGCCCAGGTGGTGGGCCAGATCGACGATCGCGCGGACGATGGCCGCGGAGCTGCGATCGGTGGTCAGGTCGTGGATGAAGGATCGATCGATCTTCAGGGCGTGGATCGGGAGGCGCTTGAGGTAGTTGAGCGACGAGTAGCCCGTGCCGAAGTCGTCGATGGACAGGTGAACCCCGCGCGCGTGCAGCTCCTCGAGCATGGATGCGGCCTTGGAGAGGTTCTCCATCAGCAGGGACTCCGTCAGCTCGAGGTCCAGCAGCTCGGGGCTCAGGCCCGTCCGAGCGAGCACCTCCGCGACGTTCGACACCAGCTGGTCGTGCTTGAGGTGGCGCGCCGAGAGGTTGATCCCCATGCGGATGGTCGGCAGGCCGTCCTTTTGCCACGCGAGCGCCTGGCGGCAGGCCGTCTCGAGCACCCACTCGGTGATCGGCACGATCAGGCCCGTCTCCTCGGCGAGCGGGATGAACTGGGCCGGGCTGATCATGCCGAGCTGAGGGTGGTTCCAGCGGATCAGCGCCTCGGCGCCCACGATCCGAGCGTCGCTCAGCCGGATCTGGGGCTGGTAGTGGATGACCAGCTCGTTGTTCTCGATGGCCTTTCGCAGGTTGCTCTCGAGCGTCAGGCGCGTGGCGATCGACCTGGAGGTGTCGCGGGCGTAGAAGGCGTAGCTGTTGCGCTCGTCCTTGGCCCGGTACATGGCGGTTTCCGCGTGCTGGAGCAGGGTCTCCGCATCGCTTGCGTCCTCGGGGAAGAGGCTGATCCCGATGCTGGGGGTCAGGAAGACCTCCTGCTCGCCCAGGCGAAACGGCTCTTCGAACAGGGCGAGCAGGCTCTGTGCGGTCGTCGCCGCCGCGGTGGCGTCGCCCGGATCGTCGAGCACGAGGCCGAACGAATCGGAGCCGAGGCGCGCCAGGGTGATGGGCTCGGGGAAGCGAAGCGCCAGGCGCCTGGCGACCTCCTGGAGGATGGAGTCGCCCGCCGCGTAGCCGAGCGAATCGTTGATCCGCTTGAAGAGGTCGAGATCCGTCAGCACGACCGCGGCCGGGCGCTTGAAGTGCTGGGCGACGCGAATGGCCTCGTCGAGGCGATCCAGCAGGAAGGGTTTGTTGCCAAGCCCCGTCAGCCGATCCGTGTAGGCCATCGAGAAGAGGGTCCGCTCGGTCAGCCGGCGCTGGCTCACGTCTCGCACCGTGGCGACGATCAGCTGGGTGTCGTCCATCTTCAACGGGCTCATGCTGATCTCGACGGTCAGCTCGTGAAGGTCCTTGCAGATGGCCGTCTGGTCCTGGCTGTCGCCCATGCCCCGGCGATACGGGGCGGCCTGGTACTTGGTGCGGTGGCCCCGGTGGTTCTTTCGGGAGGCCGCGGGGACGAGCACCTCCACGGGCCGGCCCACGAGCTCGCCCTCCTGGTACCTGAACATCTGCTCGGCATGCCGGTTGCACCAGATGATGAGCCCCTGCCGATCGACGATCAGGACGGCGTCAGGGGTCGCCTCGAGGAGCGCCTCCCATGGGAGGCGCGAGAGGGTTTCCCGGAGCGAGGCATCATCCGGTTGGTGCATCACTTCGAAGCTCCTGTTCGCGCTGCGATCGCCGAGGATGACACGGCGATGAGCCGGTCGGCAGTACTGCTTGCCTGAATCGCGGATCGATTATCCGCTCAGGTGGCGCGCTCGAACAGGGGTCATATGGTTCAAAAACAGCCGCAACGAACCATTCCGACTAGGCCATTTGACCTAATAGGCTCAGGATGTCTTTATTGCCGTTCGCGCTAACGGCAAGTCCGTCAGCGCCGCGGACTAGAGCGGGAGCGCGAACCAGAAGCGGCTGCCGCTTCCCAGCGTGCTCTCCACGCCGATGGTGCCTCCGTGCGCCTCGACCAGCGCCTTGCAGATCCCCAGGCCCAGCCCGGTTCCTCGCTTTTCCTGGCCGGCCTTCAGCTGAACGAAGGGCTCGAACAGCCGGTCATGGTCCTCGGGGCCGATGCCGATCCCGGTGTCCGCGACCTCGCAGACCACCCGGTCCGGTTCGCGCCACACCCGCAGGTCGATCCGCCCCCGGACCGGAGTGAACTTGATGGCGTTGCCGACGAGGTTGAGCAACACCTGGATGATGCGCTGGTCGTCGGCCACCACCAGGGGCAGGTCCGGCTCGAACGCCATCCCGACCCGGATCTCCTTCTCGCCTGCCTGCGGGGCGAGCAGGGACAGGGCCTGCTGGACGGTGGCTTCCAGCTCGATCGGGCGCCTGAGAAGCATGAGGCTGCCCGCCTGGATCTGGCTCATGTCCAGCAGGTCGCTGACCATGTGCTGCAGCGACTGGGCGCTCCAGCGGATGCGGTTGAGGGATTCGCGCTGCTCCGGGGCGATCGCCCCGAACAGGCCCTCGGTGAGCAGCTCGACGGAGCCGGTGATGATCGTCAGCGGCGTCTTGAACTCGTGGGAGAGGGTGTTGAGGAACTGGGTCTTGAGCGCGTCGCTCTGTCGCGCCAGGGTGGCCTGCTCTTGCAGGCGCAGGTTGGCTTCCGCGAGCTCATGGGTCCGGCGTCGAACCTCGGCCTCGAAGTGGCGGTTCTGATCGCGCAGGGCCTGGTTGGCGCGTTCCAGGGCCTCGCGCTTGTGCGCGAGCTTCGCTTCGGTGCGCTTGCGGGCCGTGATGTCCTCGATCATCGCCAGCACGACGCGCGGCGCGCCGACCCGCTCCGGCAGAAGGGTCGCGCTCACGTGCGTCCAGATGTCCTTCCCGCCCTTGCCCAGGTAGCGCTTTTCCTCCCGGATGGAGGAGCGATCCCCCGCGAGGAGCTCGCGAAAAATGCGCGCGCTCCTGTCCCGGTCGTCCGGGTGGGTCAGGCTCTCGAGGGTCATTCCCCCCAGCTCGGGGCCTTCGTAGCCGGCCATCTCGGCGAGCGCCGGATTGACCTTCAAGAGGCGGCTCTGCGAATCCATGAGCGCCATGCCGAAGGGGCTCGAATCGAAGATCATTCGCAGGCTCTTCTCGCTCTGATCCAGCTCGGCGATGGCCTGGTTGAACAACAGCGATTGCCCGACGAGGGCCCCCAGCGCCTCCAGGCTGGCCAGGAGTTCGCCGTCCGGGGGCGTGATCTGTGAATCGGCGAAGAACGCGACCCCGACGAAGCGGCCCTGGTCGCGCAGGGGGAAGCCGATGGCGATCCGCAGCCCCGCGGTGGCAGCCGCCTCGCTGCGCGGAAACAGGCTCGCGTCGGAAAGCGAAGGCAGCCAGCACACCCGCTGCTCCTGCCAGACGAGGCCGGGCAATCCCGCCCCCTTGGAGAGGAAGAGTTGCCGGCCGAACGAGACGAAGCGCGCAAGCGCCGCGGAGTCCTCGTGCCACGCCTCGATCAGGCGCAGGCCCTCGCCGGTGGGATCCAGCAACCAGGCTTCGCCGAGGCACCATCCCATGGTCTCGCAGATGGCCCGCAGGATGGCGGGCACGGTGTCGCGATGCGACCGCGACTCGAGCAGCGCCATGCCCACCGCGTATTGCAGGCGGCATCGGCTATTGGTTTGCTCGCGCTGTGTCGTCATGGCTACCTCGCCGCGGCCTCTCCTGGTACGGCACTCCCCTCATTAAATCGCCTCTGGGCCCAGGCGTGAAGCGTAGTTCCCCCGCATCAAGGGGGCGCTCTCTTCACGATACGCTTGCGAGCGGCTCCCGAGAGGCCCGCATCCGTGAAGGAGTCTTCACGTTGGGCCTTGAGATCAGGAGCTGGGCGAGGGATAATGGGCGCGAGCCGGGCCCCCGCTTCTGGGGTGCCAGCTCGTTGCGAGATACCGCACGATGGCCAACACGATCCTGATCGTCGACGACGAACCCGACATCCTCGACATTCACGCTACCTGGCTGCGCAACTCGGGTTACGAGGTCCTGCAGGCGGTGAGCGGGGCCGAGGCGATTTCCCTTGCCAAGCAGCGTGCGGTGGACGTGGTGATCACCGACCTGCGCATGCCCGGCCTCTCGGGGCTCCACCTGCTCACCATCCTCAAGGAGATCGCCCCGAGCATCGAGGTCG encodes the following:
- a CDS encoding methyl-accepting chemotaxis protein, with the protein product MLKNAKIGTRLALGFGSVLALMLVIIVTGLMGLAAANQALDKIANVDWIKSKLANEVIILADDSSRANLEMTLVTSPAELRARMDRIQANRGEIGSRLEELEKLIYAPKGKALMAKIQQARKPYLEAVLRSSQLALEGNRAQAQAVVLAEALPALKTYTGALNELVALQSDLLEQSAKQAADQQALSRMILIGLALAAFAIGVAFAYGVTVSITRPINQAVSVANQLADGDMTVKIDVDSKDETGILLGSLRDMVQKISQIIGEVRGAADSLSSASEEISATAQSLSQGASEQAASAEEMSATVEEASASITQTAENARVTEGIATTASKEATEGGVAVKETVLAMKSIAGKIGIIDDIAYQTNLLALNAAIEAARAGEHGKGFAVVAAEVRKLAERSQVAAREIGELATGSVSLAERAGKLLDEMVPSINRTSDLVQEIAAAAGEQSAGIEEITSAMGQMNQATQQNASASEELAATAEEMSGQAEQLQQLMAFFRVAGLTDAPRGAERARTKAIQAAPVRAALAPGRGDESDFVRF
- a CDS encoding EAL domain-containing protein, producing MHQPDDASLRETLSRLPWEALLEATPDAVLIVDRQGLIIWCNRHAEQMFRYQEGELVGRPVEVLVPAASRKNHRGHRTKYQAAPYRRGMGDSQDQTAICKDLHELTVEISMSPLKMDDTQLIVATVRDVSQRRLTERTLFSMAYTDRLTGLGNKPFLLDRLDEAIRVAQHFKRPAAVVLTDLDLFKRINDSLGYAAGDSILQEVARRLALRFPEPITLARLGSDSFGLVLDDPGDATAAATTAQSLLALFEEPFRLGEQEVFLTPSIGISLFPEDASDAETLLQHAETAMYRAKDERNSYAFYARDTSRSIATRLTLESNLRKAIENNELVIHYQPQIRLSDARIVGAEALIRWNHPQLGMISPAQFIPLAEETGLIVPITEWVLETACRQALAWQKDGLPTIRMGINLSARHLKHDQLVSNVAEVLARTGLSPELLDLELTESLLMENLSKAASMLEELHARGVHLSIDDFGTGYSSLNYLKRLPIHALKIDRSFIHDLTTDRSSAAIVRAIVDLAHHLGMHVVAEGVEDVTQRDLLLELRCDEVQGFFYSRPVPADAFQDLLRTAPFLVNPAIAG
- a CDS encoding STAS domain-containing protein — encoded protein: MPIAIQPREADGLIALDGDLTIYTALELKDQLLAPLSTFDALELDLSGVTEIDSAGAQLILLVRKEAARMGKTVRLGPTSPTVHDLLDLYGIRANHEEAHA
- a CDS encoding ATP-binding protein; this encodes MTTQREQTNSRCRLQYAVGMALLESRSHRDTVPAILRAICETMGWCLGEAWLLDPTGEGLRLIEAWHEDSAALARFVSFGRQLFLSKGAGLPGLVWQEQRVCWLPSLSDASLFPRSEAAATAGLRIAIGFPLRDQGRFVGVAFFADSQITPPDGELLASLEALGALVGQSLLFNQAIAELDQSEKSLRMIFDSSPFGMALMDSQSRLLKVNPALAEMAGYEGPELGGMTLESLTHPDDRDRSARIFRELLAGDRSSIREEKRYLGKGGKDIWTHVSATLLPERVGAPRVVLAMIEDITARKRTEAKLAHKREALERANQALRDQNRHFEAEVRRRTHELAEANLRLQEQATLARQSDALKTQFLNTLSHEFKTPLTIITGSVELLTEGLFGAIAPEQRESLNRIRWSAQSLQHMVSDLLDMSQIQAGSLMLLRRPIELEATVQQALSLLAPQAGEKEIRVGMAFEPDLPLVVADDQRIIQVLLNLVGNAIKFTPVRGRIDLRVWREPDRVVCEVADTGIGIGPEDHDRLFEPFVQLKAGQEKRGTGLGLGICKALVEAHGGTIGVESTLGSGSRFWFALPL
- a CDS encoding response regulator; amino-acid sequence: MAKTILIVDDSATLRQVVSMALKGAGYEVVEACDGQDALDKLAGLKVHLIISDVNMPRMDGITFVKEAKKQPALKFVPIIMLTTEGQDSKKAEGQAAGAKAWVLKPFQPQQMLAAVQKLILP
- a CDS encoding methyl-accepting chemotaxis protein, giving the protein MLAEHPMPRLASATWRFSLALAALGALSVLAGAGLSVRALVAAIALLAAAAGATAWWNARQASIVVAWLSEAQARQEMLLRGAISQDLLARLDAMCETSVVEALRLVEDKLASQVALPSAVEEVVCLPVIEAAVPAASDAFEVVDSFRGVLPIWARHIETACDQSEEAILSLNVRFSNLIGRLEAAVAASHASEPGQTSENGMLRVLQQSESELSAIVASLKDAMSVRDTMLGSIATLAGYTDELREMSEAVEDIAEQTNLLALNAAIEAARAGEHGRGFAVVADEVRKLSSRSKDTGSSINQKVGIIRKAMLDAQGQAARFVAQDAASVARSEQTIHEVLARFSGLTGRLVESSEELKRESAGIRDEIAAMMVSLQFQDRVSQILGHTRAGLNDLSGLLERPDARDLAAWLRSTEATYTTQEQRINHSGQAFAAQSDTEITFF
- a CDS encoding chemotaxis protein CheA, which translates into the protein MNLDQVLQTFLAECQELCREMESALLVLESEPGNDEAINAIFRAAHTIKGSAGLFGFEDLVAFTHVMENVLDHVREGRLPADGDLIALLLVCGDHISHLITRVGAEPMLDPDARTQQETLIRRLEGHLGAPGHHASVAPKAAEQARPARVNWHVSLRFGSEVFRNGMDPASFIRYLSTLGDIVALTLIDDALPEAAEMDPESCYLGFEITLATGADKETIEGVFEFVRDDCRLTILPPDSRVSDCIAHINALPEGDMRLGEILIQSGALTRHELEEGLRTQQEASPPPLGQILVEHQAVQQPVVDAALQKQKQVAEARSQENNTIRVDAAKLDHLITLIGELVTAGAGTHQLAQRSEVTGLPEAASALSRLVEEVRESALKLRMVQIGATFNRFQRVVRDVSRDLGKDIRLIISGAETELDKSVVEMIGDPLTHLVRNSLDHGIEREDVRLAAGKPGRGHVRLHAFHDSGSIVIEVSDDGKGLDRDRILEKAVERGLVHPGQALSDHEIHQLIFEPGFSTADQVTNLSGRGVGMDVVKRDITRLRGTLELESVPGKGSTFRIRLPLTLAIIDGFLVGVGDAAFVIPLDHVVECLELSPDAKAEADRHYVNLRGTVLPFIRLRETFGIPGAATGRESIVVIQAGGQRSGLVVDALMGEFQTVIKPLGPLFSGLKGIVGSTILGTGEVALILDVPALIHKETHREALASDPRLQAQ